A region of the bacterium genome:
AGGATTGATCGTCGCGTTTTTCGCCAATATGGGCGAACGGTTCGGTTTTTACACCATGGTCGCCATCTTTATTCTCTTCCTTCAAGCCAAGTACGGGATGAGCGCCGCCTCATCCAGCCAGGTCTATGGCATCTTTATGTCCTTTGTCTATTTCTTTCCGCTGTTGGGCGGTCTGCTGGCGGATCGAGTGCTGGGCTACAGCAAAACCATTAGCATCGGCATGATCGTCATGTTTGTGGGTTATCTGCTGTTGGCCATCCCCACCTCCATGGGATCAGGCTTTGGGTTGATCGTGCTCGCCCTAGCCACGATCGCCATCGGCACCGGCCTATTCAAAGGAAACCTGCAGGCGCTGGTGGGCAAACTGTTCGACGATCCCCAGTATGAGGGCAAACGTACCTCCGCCTTCAGCATCTTTTACATGGGCATCAACATCGGCGCCATGCTGGCGCCGACCGCAGCGGAAGTGATCAGCAACTGGATTCTGAAAAAGCATCAGTTTTTTTACGACGGCCGCTTGCCCGCCATGGCCAACGCCTTTTTAAAAAACCGGCTGGAGGATGTACAGGGCTATCTCGCCATCGCGCAGACTCAGGACAGCCGCGTCACGCTGACGACGCTCGGCGAGTTCTCGACCAACTATATCAACGCCCTAAGCGAATCCTATCACTACGGCTTTGGCGTCGCTTGTTTCAGCCTGATCGCCTCCATGCTGATCTTCTGGATCTTTCGCAAACATTACCAACCCGCCGACCAAACCGGGACGCAAAAAGCCGTGGCCGCCACCAATCAACCGGCTTACAACGAGGCGGAAACCCGGCCGCGGCTCATCGCCCTGGGCCTGATCTTCGCCGTGGTGATCTTTTTCTGGATGTCTTTTCATCAGAACGGCGTCACCATGACCTATTTCGCCCGCGACTACACGGTAACCCATGTCGG
Encoded here:
- a CDS encoding peptide MFS transporter: MIVAFFANMGERFGFYTMVAIFILFLQAKYGMSAASSSQVYGIFMSFVYFFPLLGGLLADRVLGYSKTISIGMIVMFVGYLLLAIPTSMGSGFGLIVLALATIAIGTGLFKGNLQALVGKLFDDPQYEGKRTSAFSIFYMGINIGAMLAPTAAEVISNWILKKHQFFYDGRLPAMANAFLKNRLEDVQGYLAIAQTQDSRVTLTTLGEFSTNYINALSESYHYGFGVACFSLIASMLIFWIFRKHYQPADQTGTQKAVAATNQPAYNEAETRPRLIALGLIFAVVIFFWMSFHQNGVTMTYFARDYTVTHVGKATNLWFDLFGLLPVFLALLSLYYLIRRGTTSVQRMLGAIGVVLFAALAWWRYQSYSDSNLFTPQKFQHFNPFFIVALTPLVLGVFSWLKTKKKEPSAPRKIGIGMIITAAGFALLVLASLGLLNPKDMAPGQAVPLDSRVSVYWLIGTYFVLTIAELFISPMGIAFVSKVAPPRLKGVAQGGWFAATALGNYLLSVIGYLWDKIALWQLWTVLAVCCLLSAAFIFSVMKRLERFS